The genomic interval CCGAGACCGGCACGTTCGTATCCAGTATCAATAAAGCCCATATCGAACGAAGCATTGTGGGCTACAAAAATTGCATCTCCAACCCATTCCTTGAACTCAGTTAATACATCGTCAATTTCTGGTGCATCCACTAACATATCATCAGAAATATGCGTTAAGTTTTTGATTGTGTCAGATAAACGTTCATGCGGATTACTGAAACGTTCAAATTTATCAATAATCTCGCCATCATGTACTTTTACAGCGGCTAACTCAATAATTTTATCGTATTGGTTTGACAGTCCTGTTGTTTCCACGTCAAACACTACATACGTTGCATCTTTTAAAATACGGTCTGTCGGTTTATACGCAATCGGAACACCATCATCTACGAGCATTCCTTCCATACCATACAACATTTTAATGTCATTTTTTTCTGCAGCCGCAAAAGCATCAGGGAAGGCTTGTACAACATTATGATCTGTTACTGCTATTGCAGGATGTCCCCATTTAGCAGCTTGTGCTACATAATCACCGATATTGTTAATACCATCCATCTGGCTCATTGCAGTATGCAAGTGCAATTCAACACGTTTATCGTCCGCTTTATCTTGTTTTGGTGCTTTTTTGATTTCTTCAATGTCAGACATCATCATTACAAGATCACGTACAAATGTATCTTCTTCAATACGTCCTTGAGCACGTACCCATTTACCCACACTTAGCGCTTTGAAATGTTCTAAGTCATCTTTATTTTTACGTGTGAACATTTTAAGTACAAGCGAATCAGTGTAGTCTGTTACTTTTAATTCAACGATATGACGTCCACTTTTCAACTCTTTAATATTCATATCGAAAATAACGCCTTCAATAGCAACCTTGAATTCTTCTTCGATAATAGATTCGATTGGACGTACGTTATCAACTTGAATAGGTTTGCCGATTTGGCATTTTGCTACTGTACTTTCATTGTTATCTTGTTGTTTCGCCTTTTCAGCTTTCATTTTTTCTAATTTTTCAGTAGCTTCTTTTGCACTTTGTTGATCTTCTTCTTGAATGTAAGCTTCTAGAGAAGCAAGATCTGCATCTTGTCCATCATTATCTGTTTCAAATACAATCTTATTCACATCAAAGCCGCATTGGCGGTAAGCTTTAACTAAACTACCATTACATGCTTTATGGAAATAATCTCTTTCTACATCATTTGAAACCATTACTTTTAAAACGTCCCCTGACATAACCAAACGTTTTTGTTTCAACTGCCCTTTTACTTTTGGTGATAAACGCGTTTGATCTATACAATGGTTAAAATATTTCATCGCATGTTCATCTTGGTTCATAGTATTTTGAACTTTGAAATGCCAGTCGACTGTAGCAATGTCTTTGAATTCTTCAGTCAGTGCGTGAGTAAATAATAAGTAATCTTCGTGAGATAAAAAATGTGGCAAGGTGATTTGGAATAGCCATGTGCGTGCTTTTGACGACACATCAATACGAGTTAATTCACTTTTTTCTAATATTTCAGGTTCTAACTGATTCGCAATTTTAATCTGATCGGCCAGAACTTTAAATTTTTCTTGATTTGTCATTGCCAAGACAATTACCACCTTAACGATTTATTAAATAAAATTGTAGAACTGCAAAAAAAGAATTACAACTCAGTTGTTTGATAGAGGATGTCAGAGGAAACGTTGCAGTACTACATTTACGAAAAAACAGAACCACACTTCAAAACAGCGTGGTTACTTTTCTTACGTTCTTTTTTAGAAACATCTTATGTATTATACCAAATTTTTCCTCATTCTAAAAACAGTAAAACTGCAATATGTGATGTAATGTTGCTTCGAAAGCCTATCGGAGTCGAATTAATAAGAAAACCAAAAAATTCCGAAACCCTATTTAAAGAGCTTCGGAAAATGTTTTACTTAGATTTGTGTATATAAGTTATCAATATAAGAAGCTAAGTTTGAAACTTCAACTTCATCACTTTCACCATTATCACGGCGTTTGACTTCAACGATTCCTTCATCTGCACGTTTACCCACTACTACTCGAATTGGTAGACCAATTAAATCAGCATCATTGAATTTAACACCTGCGCGTTCTTTTCTATCATCATAAAGTACTTCATATGATTGTTGTAATTCAGCATAGAGTTGATCACCAAGTTCACGTTGATCATCTTTTTTAGGATTGATTGTAATCAAATGCAAGTCAAATGGTGTTACGGATTTTGGCCATATAATGCCATTGTCATCACTATTTTGTTCAACAATTGCACTCAATGTTCTTGATACACCGATACCATAACAACCCATAATTAATGGCTTAGCTTTACCTTGATTATCTAAGAAAGTCGCGTTCATCGCTTCAGAATATTTTGTACCTAATTTGAAGACTTGACCTACTTCAATACCTTCAGCAAATTTAGCTTCACCTGATCCGTCACTTAAAGGTTCTCCTTCTAAGATGAAACGGAAGTCGCCGAACGCTTCTACATTAAAGTCACGCTCAGGATTAGCATTGATATAATGATAACCGTCTTCGTTGGCACCAATCACTAAATTAGGTGCATCTTGAACAAAGTTATCAGCATATACTTTAATTCCTTTTTCTTGGACTGGACCGATTGATCCTGGTTTTGCGCCGATTAAGTTAATAATTTCATCTTGTGTCGCAAGCTCAATGTTATCTGTTTTGAAGTATGCTTTTAATTTCACATCATTGATTTCATGATGACCTCGTACTAATACAATAATAAATTCTCCATCTACTTTAAAAATCATAGATTTCGTAATTTGTTCTAAAGGACGATTTAAGTAATCAGCGACCTCTTGTGCAGTATGCGCATCAGGTGTTCCAACTTTTTCTAATTCTAATAGTGCTTCGTTATTTTCTTTAAGTTCAAAAGGTACTTCAGCTTTTTCGATGTTAGCTGCATAATCACTGTTCTCACTGTAAACAATTGTATCTTCACCAATTTCGCTTAAAGCCATGAATTCGTGAGTATGACTTCCGCCAATTGCACCAGAATCTGCAACAACTGGACGCGCATTTATACCGGCACGTTTAAAAATACGACTGTATGCATCATACATTTGGTTATACGTTTCATCCAATGATGCTTCATCAGCGTGGAATGAATACGCATCTTTCATAATGAATTCGCGGCCGCGTAATAAACCGAAACGAGGACGTTTTTCATCTCTGAATTTAGATTGAATTTGGAAAAGTGTTAATGGTAATTGTTTATATGATTTCACTTCGTCACGAACAAGAGAAGTTACTACTTCTTCATGTGTTGGGCCTAAAGCAAATTGACGACCGTTTCGATCTGTTAAACGCATTAATTCACTACCATAAGCTTCCCAACGACCTGACTCTTCCCACAACTCAGATGGTTGTAACGCAGGCATCAAAATTTCTACAGCATCGATACTTTCCATTTCTTCACGTACGATTGCTGTGATTTTATTCAATACACGTGTCGCAAGCGGCAAGTAGCTATAAACTCCGCTTGTACTTTGTTTAATTAAACCTGCTTTCAATAACAAACGATGACTTAATGCTTCAGCTTCAGCTGGTACTTCTCTCATCGTTGGTATAAATACTTTTGATTGTCTCATAAAACTATGATCCTCCGTTTCTTATAAGAAATAACGCTGTATGTCATTCCATGTTACTAATATCATAATGATAATGACAAAAATAGCACCTGCTCCGATAATATATGTTTCAGCTTTCTTATTCACTGGTTTTCTGAACACTGCTTCATATAAAACGAACAGTATACGTCCACCATCAAGTGCCGGAATCGGCAATAAGTTCATTAAACCTAAATTGACACTTAAAAGTGCTGTCCAACCTATCAAGTTAATGATACCAGTTTTTACCACAGTATCAACATTATGATATATACCCACCGGGCCATTCAACATGTCAAAGGAGAAATTGCCTGTAAAAATACTGCCGATCATTGCAACGATGGCTGTGAAAATTAATGTACCTGCTTTAACAAATTGTTGTACGCCTGCAGTTAAAGGTTCAATCAATGATGAATGTTCTGATTGAGGTTGATAGCCTAATTTATAAGAAATTTTAGGACTTACTTTAGTGCCTTCTTTCACTTTTTTAGGTGTTACTTCTACTGTTTTATTTTTACCATCTCTGTCATAAGTCAATTTCACAGGTTTATCTTTATTGCTGTCTAATGCTTTTTGAATATCATCGAATGTACTGATTTTGTGCGATCCGATTTGTTCAATTTTATCTCCTGCTTTTAACCCTGCTTCTTGTGCCGGATAATTGTCTGCAACTTGCTTAATAGAGTTAGTCGGTGTGCCTTGGTAATATGCAAGACCAATAAATATCACTAACGCTAAAATAAAGTTGAATAATGGACCAGCAAATAATGTTAAGAACTTTTGATACGGTTTTTTATGCATAAATTGACGGTTACGTGGCGCAATTTGGATTAAACTGCCGCCTTCAACAAAATATGCTTCTTTTGCGATATAAAAACGATGTCTTTCATCGTCGTAAGATGTAATACCTTCTACATACATTTTATCTTTGAAATCGGATTTTTTAATTTCAATAACTTCTGCTTGTTGGAATTTATGCTGATCATCTAAGATAATGTGAGTAATTTCATCTTTGTCATTCAATTTAATTTTGACTGACATACCAGGTTCAACTGGTACTTCATCAATACCATCACCAGCCATTCGCACATATCCGCCTACTGGTAATAATCTTATTGTATATAATGTTTCATTTTTTCTAAAACTGAATATCTTGGGTCCCATGCCGATAGCAAATTCAGGACACATAATTCCTGCGCGTTTTGCGAAAAACATGTGGCCGTACTCATGAACGGAAACTAAGACACCAAAAACGATAATAAACGCTAATATAGTAATTATCAAAATGGGCCACCTCTAATTAAGATTTCATTTCTCTGAAGTATCGACGGAGATAAGTGCATTTATCTCGCAAATACTTATGAGATATGTAAGTTGAAAATTTTCAACATAATATATTATATTAATGATATTTTGAGCCATGTACAAGTAATATGTTAAGCGCTGATACAGAAAAAGGCATGCCGATGTGCAAACGTCTTTCTATTTGTTCGCAATTCTCACATGCCTTACAATTATTAATTTTGCAGTAATAAAATGTTAAGTAATGGTAAAACAAACATGAAACTGTCAAAACGGTCAAGAATGCCGCCGTGTCCAGGTAAAATTTTACCAGAATCTTTCACACCAAAATGACGCTTAAATCCAGATTCAACCAAATCACCAAGTTGGCCAAACATACTTAAAATGATTGTAACTAGAAGCATTATCCAAATGTTGATATCGAAATCAACAAAGAATTGCATAATAAGCGGTACTAATAAACTGCAAAGTACACCGCCGATAAATCCTTCAATAGTTTTATTCGGGCTGATAACTGGCCATAATTTGTGTTTTCCGAAAGCACGCCCAAATAAGTATGCACCAGTATCTGTTGTCCAAACTACTAAGAAGGCAAATAAAATAAATGCTAACCCAGCTTCACGCGTTTCATATAAGTACATAAATCCAATACCGACATAAGCCACTGACATTAAACAAAAAGCTGCATCAATGAAACTGAAGCGGTTTTTAGACATGACAGTATAACTTAAAATTACAAAACTCATAATAATAAGCCCTTTTAATTGTACTGCAGCTACCCATGCTCCTAAATCATGAGGCAGCATAATGATAATCAAACCGAGTGCACTAATAATCCCTGGTATTGAAATAAAACGGATTTTATTCATATTCAATAATTCTTTTAGTGCGATGAGGGCCAAGATGTAAGAGAAATACATCAATAAAGGTCCGCCGATAATCAGTATGGGTAAAAAGATTAACAAAGCAATAATTGCCGTTACCGTTCTAACTCTCATAATATACTCCTATCTTCCTATAATAAACCACCGAAACGACGCTGTCTTTTCTGGTAAATTTTAATACAATTTTTAAGTTCTTCTTCATCAAAATCCGGCCAAAGTTTTTGGTCAAATATAAACTCGCTATATGAAATCTGCCAAATTAAAAAGTTGCTGATACGTTGTTCTCCTGATGTTCTAATTAACAATTCTGGATCAGGATATTGGCTTGTCATTAAGTAATTATTAATTGTTTCTTCAGTAATATCACTACTCTTCTGACCTCGCTCAATCATATCATCAAACATACGTCGAACGCTATCTGTAATTTCAGCACGTCCGCCATAATTAATAGCAAATATTAATTTCAAACCATCATTTTGTGCTGTTTTTTCCTTAGCATGATTGATTGCTTTCATTGTAGAAGCTGGTAAATCATCCGTAAAGCCAATTGTCTCTACTTTTACGTTTCTCTCTATCAATTCAGGAAGAAATGTTTTTAAGAAATTAACAGGCAAGTTCATTATATAGTTTACTTCTTGTTCAGGACGGGACCAATTTTCAGTTGAGAAGGCGTATAAAGTTAAATATTTTACACCGATATCATTTGCAGCTCTAGTAATTTTTTTAATTGTTTGCATACCTTCATAATGCCCTTTAATTCTCGGCATTTTACGTTTCTTCGCCCAACGGCCATTACCATCCATGATAATCGCTATATGTTCGGGTATATTATGTAAATCTAAATCTGAATATGTCCCATCAGCTTCAGATTGATTCTTATTTTTTAGCTTTTTAAACATGGTCTATCCTCCGAGCTCAATCTATCTCTGTTACATTATAATAGATTATTCATGCAATTATCTATCATTTTATCACACTCGTTAATAGCAATGAATAGAACAATTAAAAAACTGTACCAAAGTCTTAGTTGGTACAGTTTTGGTCACAATATTTTCAACTCATTTATTTCGCGCGAGATATTATACTGACATGATGTCTTTTTCTTTTTCTTCTAATACTTTATCTACTTCTTTGATAGATTCATCAGTAATTTTTTGAACATCATCAGTGCCAGTACGTAATTCATCTTCAGAAATAACGCCTTCTTTTTCATCTTTCTTCAAATCATCATTACTGTCGCGACGGATATTACGGATAGAAACTTTTGCATTTTCTCCCATTTTTTTAACGTCTTTAACTAATTCTTTACGACGTTCTTCAGTTAATGCAGGGACCATAATACGGATTACTTCGCCGTCACTAGATGGATTTACACCTAAGTTAGCTGCATTAATCGCACGTTCGATATCAGATAAAGAAGTTTTATCATATGGTGAAACTACTAATAAACGTGGTTCAGGAACATTGATGCTTGCTAATTGTTGAACTGGAGTTGGTGCTCCATAATAATCTACTTTTACACCAGCAAGCAAATTAGAATTTGCACGACCGGCATTAATAGTAGCTAGTTCGCGTGACAAACTTTCAATTGACTTTTTCATTCTTGATCTAGTTTCGCTTAAAATGTCGCTCATCTTATTACACCTCAAATTTATTTTGTAATTGTAGTACCGATTTTTTCGCCCTTAACAGCACGTTTAATATTTCCCTCTTCAGTAATAGAGAACACATTCAATGGAATGTTATTATCCATACAGAATGATGCTGCAGTAGAGTCCATGATTTGAAGACCATCTTGAAGCATTTGGATATATGTTAAGTGCTCATATTTTTCTGCGTTTTTATCAACTTTAGGGTCTGCTGAATAAACGCCATCTACATTATTTTTACCCATTAGAATTACATCAGCTTCAACTTCAGCAGCTCTTAGAGCAGCTGTTGTATCTGTTGAGAAGTAAGGGTTGCCGATACCAGCCGCGAAAATTACAACACGTTTTTTCTCTAAATGTCTGATTGCACGACGTCTGATATATGGTTCTGCAACTTGTTTCATTTCGATTGAAGTTAAAACACGTGTATCGCAATCTAATTGTTCTAAGCTGTCTTGGAGTGCTAGAGCATTCATAACTGTAGCTAACATACCCATATAGTCTGCAGTACCACGGTCCATACCAAGATCACTACCTGTTTTACCTCTCCAGATATTTCCGCCGCCAACAATTACTGCAATTTCACAATCTAATTCAACAACTTCAGCAATTTGTTTTGCAACACTTTTAATAATAATTGGATTAATACCAAATCCCTTTTCTCCTGCAAGGGCTTCTCCACTTAGTTTCAAGACAACGCGATTATATTTAGAAGTTTCAGCCATTTTCCTATCCTCTCTATCGTAAAAATATGTAAGTGATACAAGTAAAGAAGACACAGAAGGTATGTCCGATACAAATGTGTTCATTTATATAGATATACAAGGTGTCTTCTTTCTTGTTCAACAACTTAGTAAAATTATTTCATTTGTCCTTTTACTTCATCAGCAAAGTTTTCTTCACGTTTTTCCATACCTTCGCCTACTTCATAACGAACAAAGTCAGTTAATTTACCGCCTTTAGATTTTAAGAACTGTTCTACAGTTACGTCTGGATCTTTAACGAAGTTTTGGTCAACTGCGCAAATTTCTTGTAAATATTTGCGTAAACGGCCTTCAACCATTTTTTCAACGATTTTTTCTGGTTTACCTTCATTTAAAGCTTGTTGTTTTAAAACTTCTTTTTCGTGAGCAATTTCGTCTTGGCTTACTTGTTCAGAAGAAACATATTTAGGGTTGATAGCAGCGATGTGCATAGCAACATCTTTAGCAGCTTCTTCGTCAGTAGTACCTTCAACTACTGCTAACACACCAATACGTCCGCCCATGTGCAAGTAAGCACCAAAAGCATCATTGTCGCCTTTAGATCTGATTGCAAAACGACGCAAGCTTAATTTTTCTCCGATAGTTGAGATTGCTTTATTGATACGTTCTTTAACAGTTTCGCCTGAAGACATTTTAGTTTCCATTAAAGCATCAACAGATTCTGGTTTAGTTTCAAGAATATGTTTCGCAAGTTCTTTTACTAATTCTTGGAAACCTTCGTTACGCGCAACAAAGTCAGTTTCAGCATTGATTTCAACGATAACTGCATCGTTTCCGTCAACTTCAACATGAGTCATACCTTCAGCAGCAATACGATCTGCTTTTTTAGCAGCTTTTGCAATACCTTTTTCACGTAGGTAGTCGATTGCTTTTTCGATGTCACCATCAGTTGCTTCAAGCGCTTTTTTACAATCCATCATACCTGCGCCAGTTCTTTCGCGTAATTCTTTAACTAATTTAGCTGTAACTTGTGCCATTCATTTTTCCTCCATTTATATAACGTAATAATCATTTCAAATACAGTATATCAGTTCTTAATATGAATATAACTCTATTTGCCTTGCATTAAACTTACAATATCTGATTATTCATTTATTTTATTACAACTTCATACACAAAGTAATATTTGTGTTTTGAAGTTCATTTTTTATTAATATTCTTTTTAAAAAAAGGTGATAAGCTTTTAATATCTTATCACCCTTTTTGAATTATTCTTAGTTTGATTCAACAGAAGTTTCTTTAACTTCTTCTACTTCAACAACTTCATCTTCATTTAAGTCGATGTTTTGTTCAGCAGCTACTTCTTCATTTGAAACACCTTGTTGACCTTCTAAGACTGCATCTGCCATTTTACCAGTTAATAATTTAACGGCACGGATTGCATCGTCGTTTGCTGGAATAACGTAATCAATTTCATCTGGATCGCAGTTAGTATCAACGATACCTACGATTGGGATGCGTAATTTACGTGCTTCAGCAATAGCGTTGCGCTCTTTACGAGGATCAACTACGAATAATGCTTGAGGCATTGATTTCATATCACGAATACCGCCTAAGAATTTGATTAAACGGTCGTATTCTTTTTTGATTTCAACTACTTCTTTTTTAGGTAATACTTCGAATAAACCGTCTTCTTCCATTTTTTCAATTTCAGAAATACGTTTTACACGTTTAGAGATTGTTTTATAGTTAGTCAAGATTCCGCCTAACCATCTTTGGTTAACGTAGAATTGACCAGCACGTTCTGCTTCATTTTTAATAGATTCTTGTGCTTGTTTTTTAGTACCTACGAATAAGACTTTACCGCCGTCTTCAGATACTTGTTTAAGGAAGTTGTACGCTTCGTCAACTTTTTTCACTGTTTTTTGTAAGTCGATGATATAGATACCATTTCTTTCAGTGAAAATATATTTTTTCATTTTTGGGTTCCAACGGCGTGTTTGGTGACCGAAGTGAACACCTGCTTCTAGCAATTGTTTCATTGAAATTACTGCCATGATTAAAATCCTCCAATTTGGTTATTTTCCTCCACAAAAAGCTCGTATAAAAACGACGAAATTAACATCGCACCCTTTATACTTTAGCTTTTCATGTGCGTTATCGGCTCTTTAGCCGTCATTAAATATAACATATTTCATTTTATAAAGCAATAATGAAAACTAAGTGTTACAAAATAAATGATTAGTTAGATTTTTCCAATTCATCTAAGAATTGTTCTTTTTTAACTTTAATGAAAGTACCTTTCATTCCTAATGAACGAGATTCAATTACACCAGCACTTTCTAATTTACGTAATGCGTTTACAATAACTGAACGTGTGATGCCTACGCGATCAGCAACTTTAGATGCAATTAATAAGCCTTCTTTTCCGCCAAGTTCTTCGAAAATATGCTCAATAGCTTCTCTTTCCGAGTATGATAATGAGTTGATAGCCATGTTGATAGCTGCTTTATCACGAGCTTCTTGTTCAACTTCGCTATGTTTTTCACGTAAAATTTCCATACCTAAAACTGTGGCTGCATATTCACCTAATACTAAATCATTGTCAGTGAAATCATCAGATACACGTCCTAATACAAGTGTACCTAATCTTTCTCCGCCGCCTAGTACTGGGAAAATAGTAGTTTTGCTGTCGATGAATGTGTCTCTGTTTTCAGGAGGAAAAACAGATAAGTCATCATCGATACCAATATTAGAAACTGTTTGTTTAACGTCCATTAATTTATCAGTATATTCGCTTGGAATATGACGATCTTCTAGCATTTGGTTGATACGGCTGCTTTTTAACAATTCGTTTAAGCTATGACCTAAAATTTTACCTCTACGTGATACGATAAACACGTTTGTAACAGTAACCTCACTAATTTTGCGCGCAACATCTTTAAAGTCTACTGCAATACCTTTATGTTTTTGCAACAGTGTATTTAATTCTCTTGTTTTTGAAAGTAAACTCATTTTTCTTCTCCTTTTATATTTATAATTATAAGTTATAAGATAAATGCACTTAAATCTTTATTAGTTGAAATAGATTTCAATTTATCATCTA from Staphylococcus condimenti carries:
- a CDS encoding phosphatidate cytidylyltransferase codes for the protein MRVRTVTAIIALLIFLPILIIGGPLLMYFSYILALIALKELLNMNKIRFISIPGIISALGLIIIMLPHDLGAWVAAVQLKGLIIMSFVILSYTVMSKNRFSFIDAAFCLMSVAYVGIGFMYLYETREAGLAFILFAFLVVWTTDTGAYLFGRAFGKHKLWPVISPNKTIEGFIGGVLCSLLVPLIMQFFVDFDINIWIMLLVTIILSMFGQLGDLVESGFKRHFGVKDSGKILPGHGGILDRFDSFMFVLPLLNILLLQN
- the rpsB gene encoding 30S ribosomal protein S2, with product MAVISMKQLLEAGVHFGHQTRRWNPKMKKYIFTERNGIYIIDLQKTVKKVDEAYNFLKQVSEDGGKVLFVGTKKQAQESIKNEAERAGQFYVNQRWLGGILTNYKTISKRVKRISEIEKMEEDGLFEVLPKKEVVEIKKEYDRLIKFLGGIRDMKSMPQALFVVDPRKERNAIAEARKLRIPIVGIVDTNCDPDEIDYVIPANDDAIRAVKLLTGKMADAVLEGQQGVSNEEVAAEQNIDLNEDEVVEVEEVKETSVESN
- a CDS encoding proline--tRNA ligase; the protein is MRQSKVFIPTMREVPAEAEALSHRLLLKAGLIKQSTSGVYSYLPLATRVLNKITAIVREEMESIDAVEILMPALQPSELWEESGRWEAYGSELMRLTDRNGRQFALGPTHEEVVTSLVRDEVKSYKQLPLTLFQIQSKFRDEKRPRFGLLRGREFIMKDAYSFHADEASLDETYNQMYDAYSRIFKRAGINARPVVADSGAIGGSHTHEFMALSEIGEDTIVYSENSDYAANIEKAEVPFELKENNEALLELEKVGTPDAHTAQEVADYLNRPLEQITKSMIFKVDGEFIIVLVRGHHEINDVKLKAYFKTDNIELATQDEIINLIGAKPGSIGPVQEKGIKVYADNFVQDAPNLVIGANEDGYHYINANPERDFNVEAFGDFRFILEGEPLSDGSGEAKFAEGIEVGQVFKLGTKYSEAMNATFLDNQGKAKPLIMGCYGIGVSRTLSAIVEQNSDDNGIIWPKSVTPFDLHLITINPKKDDQRELGDQLYAELQQSYEVLYDDRKERAGVKFNDADLIGLPIRVVVGKRADEGIVEVKRRDNGESDEVEVSNLASYIDNLYTQI
- a CDS encoding isoprenyl transferase, which gives rise to MFKKLKNKNQSEADGTYSDLDLHNIPEHIAIIMDGNGRWAKKRKMPRIKGHYEGMQTIKKITRAANDIGVKYLTLYAFSTENWSRPEQEVNYIMNLPVNFLKTFLPELIERNVKVETIGFTDDLPASTMKAINHAKEKTAQNDGLKLIFAINYGGRAEITDSVRRMFDDMIERGQKSSDITEETINNYLMTSQYPDPELLIRTSGEQRISNFLIWQISYSEFIFDQKLWPDFDEEELKNCIKIYQKRQRRFGGLL
- the pyrH gene encoding UMP kinase; translation: MAETSKYNRVVLKLSGEALAGEKGFGINPIIIKSVAKQIAEVVELDCEIAVIVGGGNIWRGKTGSDLGMDRGTADYMGMLATVMNALALQDSLEQLDCDTRVLTSIEMKQVAEPYIRRRAIRHLEKKRVVIFAAGIGNPYFSTDTTAALRAAEVEADVILMGKNNVDGVYSADPKVDKNAEKYEHLTYIQMLQDGLQIMDSTAASFCMDNNIPLNVFSITEEGNIKRAVKGEKIGTTITK
- the codY gene encoding GTP-sensing pleiotropic transcriptional regulator CodY gives rise to the protein MSLLSKTRELNTLLQKHKGIAVDFKDVARKISEVTVTNVFIVSRRGKILGHSLNELLKSSRINQMLEDRHIPSEYTDKLMDVKQTVSNIGIDDDLSVFPPENRDTFIDSKTTIFPVLGGGERLGTLVLGRVSDDFTDNDLVLGEYAATVLGMEILREKHSEVEQEARDKAAINMAINSLSYSEREAIEHIFEELGGKEGLLIASKVADRVGITRSVIVNALRKLESAGVIESRSLGMKGTFIKVKKEQFLDELEKSN
- the frr gene encoding ribosome recycling factor; translated protein: MSDILSETRSRMKKSIESLSRELATINAGRANSNLLAGVKVDYYGAPTPVQQLASINVPEPRLLVVSPYDKTSLSDIERAINAANLGVNPSSDGEVIRIMVPALTEERRKELVKDVKKMGENAKVSIRNIRRDSNDDLKKDEKEGVISEDELRTGTDDVQKITDESIKEVDKVLEEKEKDIMSV
- the rseP gene encoding RIP metalloprotease RseP; its protein translation is MIITILAFIIVFGVLVSVHEYGHMFFAKRAGIMCPEFAIGMGPKIFSFRKNETLYTIRLLPVGGYVRMAGDGIDEVPVEPGMSVKIKLNDKDEITHIILDDQHKFQQAEVIEIKKSDFKDKMYVEGITSYDDERHRFYIAKEAYFVEGGSLIQIAPRNRQFMHKKPYQKFLTLFAGPLFNFILALVIFIGLAYYQGTPTNSIKQVADNYPAQEAGLKAGDKIEQIGSHKISTFDDIQKALDSNKDKPVKLTYDRDGKNKTVEVTPKKVKEGTKVSPKISYKLGYQPQSEHSSLIEPLTAGVQQFVKAGTLIFTAIVAMIGSIFTGNFSFDMLNGPVGIYHNVDTVVKTGIINLIGWTALLSVNLGLMNLLPIPALDGGRILFVLYEAVFRKPVNKKAETYIIGAGAIFVIIIMILVTWNDIQRYFL
- the tsf gene encoding translation elongation factor Ts, whose translation is MAQVTAKLVKELRERTGAGMMDCKKALEATDGDIEKAIDYLREKGIAKAAKKADRIAAEGMTHVEVDGNDAVIVEINAETDFVARNEGFQELVKELAKHILETKPESVDALMETKMSSGETVKERINKAISTIGEKLSLRRFAIRSKGDNDAFGAYLHMGGRIGVLAVVEGTTDEEAAKDVAMHIAAINPKYVSSEQVSQDEIAHEKEVLKQQALNEGKPEKIVEKMVEGRLRKYLQEICAVDQNFVKDPDVTVEQFLKSKGGKLTDFVRYEVGEGMEKREENFADEVKGQMK